From the Archangium lipolyticum genome, one window contains:
- a CDS encoding glycoside hydrolase family 3 protein, translated as MVEHQRKHVLLTAALVCLSLGSTGCGREEVTPPPTPCERKDDIHAADWVPCRLKDMTLEEKVGQLFMTYAYGEQATDPSASMIASNQKDHGVDTAEQLISRYHLGGIIYFTWSNNLNNPRQIAALSNGLQEVAMRQAPGIPLLIATDQEHGVVSRVGEPVTQFPGSMALGAAGRLQDTHEAARITGRELRALGINQNFGTVADVNSNPLNPVIGVRSFGVDPARVSGFVQSQVQGMQTGGVAASAKHFPGHGDTDVDSHYGLPIISRSTQQLDAVDLPPFVAAIDAGVDAIMSAHIVVPSLDASGLPATLSRPILTDLLRGQLGYKGVVVSDSLAMAGARPFGDESDARVPVEALKAGVDMLLMPPKIDVAYNAVLAAVRGGEISQERLDEAVGRILTLKQKRGVLAEPLVDELATAGVVGTARHLDAAESITARSITLLRNDAGVLPLKAPVSKVLVTGWGVATTASLGAELSKRWVSAQVLQTGIAPAQPAIDEAVAAAGQVDAVVVLTSRAWENPSQLQLVGALRSTQKPVVVVSVREPYDVGHLGDAPTVVATYGYRPVSMRALAKVLLGVINPMGQLPVNIPEAGNPSSSLYPVGYGLSYPVR; from the coding sequence ATGGTGGAGCATCAGCGGAAGCACGTGCTGCTGACAGCGGCACTGGTCTGTCTGTCATTGGGTAGTACGGGTTGTGGCAGGGAAGAGGTCACCCCTCCGCCCACGCCCTGCGAGCGGAAGGATGACATCCACGCGGCGGACTGGGTCCCCTGCCGGCTGAAGGACATGACCCTGGAGGAGAAGGTGGGTCAGCTCTTCATGACGTATGCCTATGGAGAGCAGGCCACGGATCCGAGCGCGAGCATGATCGCGTCCAACCAGAAGGACCACGGGGTGGACACCGCCGAGCAGCTCATCTCGCGCTACCACCTGGGTGGCATCATCTACTTCACCTGGTCCAACAACCTGAACAACCCCCGGCAGATCGCCGCGCTCTCCAATGGTCTCCAGGAGGTGGCGATGCGCCAGGCGCCGGGCATTCCGCTGCTCATCGCCACGGACCAGGAGCACGGCGTGGTGTCGCGCGTGGGCGAGCCGGTCACCCAGTTCCCGGGCAGCATGGCGCTCGGGGCGGCCGGCCGCCTCCAGGACACCCACGAGGCCGCGCGCATCACCGGGCGCGAGCTGCGCGCCCTGGGCATCAACCAGAACTTCGGAACGGTCGCGGACGTCAACAGCAACCCGCTCAACCCCGTCATCGGCGTGCGCTCCTTCGGGGTGGACCCCGCGCGGGTGTCCGGCTTCGTCCAGTCCCAGGTCCAGGGCATGCAGACCGGTGGCGTCGCCGCCTCCGCCAAGCACTTCCCCGGGCATGGCGACACCGACGTCGACAGCCATTACGGGCTGCCCATCATCTCCCGCAGCACGCAGCAGCTCGACGCGGTGGACCTGCCGCCGTTCGTGGCCGCCATCGACGCGGGCGTGGATGCCATCATGAGCGCCCACATCGTGGTGCCCTCGCTGGACGCCTCGGGGCTGCCCGCGACGCTGAGCCGGCCCATCCTGACGGACCTGCTGCGCGGCCAGCTGGGTTACAAGGGCGTGGTGGTCAGCGATTCGCTCGCCATGGCGGGTGCGCGGCCCTTCGGTGACGAGAGCGATGCACGCGTTCCGGTGGAGGCCCTCAAGGCCGGCGTGGACATGCTCCTCATGCCGCCGAAGATCGACGTGGCCTACAACGCCGTGCTGGCGGCGGTGCGCGGTGGAGAGATCAGCCAGGAGCGGCTGGACGAGGCCGTGGGCCGCATCCTCACCCTCAAGCAGAAGCGCGGCGTGTTGGCCGAGCCCCTGGTCGACGAGCTGGCCACGGCGGGGGTGGTGGGGACCGCGCGCCATCTGGACGCGGCCGAGTCCATCACGGCCCGCTCCATCACCCTCTTGCGCAACGACGCGGGGGTGCTGCCGCTGAAGGCGCCGGTGAGCAAGGTGCTGGTGACCGGCTGGGGCGTGGCGACCACCGCGTCGCTGGGGGCGGAGTTGTCGAAGCGGTGGGTCTCCGCGCAGGTGCTGCAGACGGGCATCGCCCCGGCGCAGCCGGCCATCGACGAGGCGGTGGCGGCGGCCGGGCAGGTGGACGCCGTCGTGGTGCTGACCTCGCGGGCCTGGGAGAACCCGTCCCAGCTGCAGCTGGTCGGTGCGCTGCGCTCCACCCAGAAGCCGGTGGTGGTCGTCTCGGTGCGCGAGCCCTACGACGTGGGCCACCTGGGAGATGCGCCCACCGTCGTGGCCACCTATGGCTACCGCCCCGTCTCCATGCGGGCGCTCGCCAAGGTGCTGCTGGGGGTGATCAACCCCATGGGCCAGCTGCCCGTGAACATCCCCGAGGCGGGCAATCCCTCCTCGAGCCTGTATCCCGTCGGATACGGGTTGAGCTACCCCGTCCGCTGA
- a CDS encoding FAD-dependent oxidoreductase, which translates to MSKAVVIGGGIAGLSAATVLSRHFARVLLVDRDGQGVQHERRGVPQVDHVHVLLRRGWLALGELFPGIDDDLTRAGAAWLDWGPGCHWVGRFGAFPRPPSDITSRSCSRGLLEKTIRARVASNPRIELVERFEAGTFRWDSSRRRILAVKAGDGRELEASLFVDASGRNGPFRSQAVLEKVDARASYSTCVVRIPHAERLPFRQIYVQVCPPQFLRGGGLVPIENGLYLALLVGSGNELPPGDREGFLDYARSLRDPALAQVLPEAEFLGPIHCFRRMAGTRVLSTSLQSDNLVMLGDALCSFNPVYGQGMTVGMLSALELGRQLARDGRTSQKAFHELVDGPWLSAASEDLRVPGCSLENVSATRRLAMSLSSALVDRVTLRATYDPDAHQRMMRVLHMVDPPSALMPLALPRVG; encoded by the coding sequence ATGTCGAAAGCAGTGGTGATTGGCGGTGGGATCGCGGGTCTGTCGGCGGCGACCGTGCTGTCCCGGCACTTCGCCCGCGTCCTGCTGGTGGATCGGGATGGGCAGGGCGTACAGCACGAGCGCCGCGGCGTTCCCCAGGTGGACCACGTCCACGTGCTGCTGCGGCGCGGCTGGTTGGCCCTCGGCGAGCTCTTCCCGGGCATCGACGACGACCTGACCCGCGCCGGCGCCGCGTGGCTGGATTGGGGCCCCGGTTGTCATTGGGTCGGACGCTTCGGCGCCTTCCCCCGTCCCCCCTCGGACATCACCTCGCGCTCGTGCAGCCGCGGCCTCCTCGAGAAGACGATCCGCGCCCGCGTCGCCAGCAACCCGCGCATCGAGCTCGTCGAGCGCTTCGAGGCCGGCACCTTCCGCTGGGACTCCTCTCGCCGGCGCATCCTCGCCGTGAAGGCCGGCGATGGTCGCGAGCTGGAGGCCTCGCTCTTCGTCGATGCCTCGGGTCGCAATGGCCCCTTCCGCTCCCAGGCCGTGCTCGAGAAGGTGGATGCCCGGGCCAGCTACTCCACCTGCGTCGTTCGCATCCCCCACGCGGAACGGCTTCCGTTCCGGCAGATCTACGTCCAGGTGTGTCCCCCTCAGTTCCTGCGCGGCGGCGGGCTCGTTCCCATCGAGAACGGGTTGTACCTGGCCCTGCTGGTCGGCTCCGGCAATGAGCTTCCTCCCGGCGACCGCGAGGGGTTCCTGGACTACGCCCGCTCCCTGCGCGACCCCGCCCTCGCCCAGGTGCTCCCCGAGGCCGAGTTCCTGGGCCCCATCCACTGCTTCCGCAGGATGGCCGGCACTCGCGTGCTGAGCACGTCCCTCCAGTCCGACAACCTCGTCATGCTCGGCGACGCGCTGTGCTCCTTCAATCCTGTCTATGGCCAGGGCATGACCGTCGGCATGCTGTCCGCCCTCGAGCTCGGCCGCCAACTGGCTCGCGACGGGCGCACCTCACAGAAGGCTTTTCATGAGCTGGTGGATGGTCCCTGGCTCTCGGCCGCCAGTGAGGATCTGCGCGTCCCCGGGTGCTCCCTGGAGAATGTGAGCGCCACCCGGCGTCTCGCCATGTCTCTCAGCAGTGCCCTGGTGGACCGGGTCACGCTTCGGGCTACCTATGACCCGGATGCCCATCAGCGCATGATGCGCGTGCTCCACATGGTCGATCCGCCCTCGGCCCTCATGCCGCTCGCGTTGCCCAGAGTCGGGTAG
- a CDS encoding ABC transporter ATP-binding protein: MAPRPSPHVYRRLLSYLRPYRGLLLAGLGASLVAAAATSAYAWLVGPLLRAVLTGAPVELAGMTLPGERMLRVLPLMVVGVAVVKASASFLQGGWMQRLGQRVMADLRGFLYSRLLAQPPAFFEQRHSGELLTRFTADVPLVEFSVTQALSSYLKDGLQILALLTACFLIDAKLFLLTFVVMPLTVLPVRSFARSLKKVANRSQNSLGALTALTAEQLQALPVVQAHDGAPRALKDFEAESERYLGEMRRSLFLRGAYSPTVEVMGILGVALAVAWGARAVAADPALSGRLLSFIASVLLLYQPVKSLSGTLSQVLTGLVAAERLFTLADSPVPPDEGAQAAPLGRALTLEGVRATYTDGREALRGVDLTVPAGTRVALVGASGAGKTTLFSVLLGFLAPSGGTVRWDGTPLSQLKPSSVRAQMAWVPQEPVLFSGSVRHNLLLGRPEATDAELWEALRLAHAEDFVRALPGGMDEPVGERGARLSGGQRQRLVLARAFLRQPSVLLLDEPTSALDAQSEAAVGAGLAALMKGRTVLVIAHRLSTVRDADLIVVLDAGQVVEAGTHDELVAKGGRYTRLLGEGAVAA, from the coding sequence GTGGCCCCCCGTCCTTCTCCACACGTCTACCGCCGCCTGCTGAGCTACCTCCGGCCCTACCGGGGCCTGCTGCTCGCGGGCCTGGGCGCCTCGCTCGTCGCCGCCGCCGCCACCTCCGCCTACGCCTGGCTCGTGGGGCCGCTGCTGCGCGCCGTCCTCACCGGCGCCCCCGTGGAGCTCGCGGGGATGACCCTGCCCGGAGAGCGCATGCTGCGCGTGCTCCCCCTGATGGTGGTGGGCGTGGCGGTGGTGAAGGCGTCGGCCAGCTTCCTCCAGGGCGGGTGGATGCAGCGGCTGGGCCAGCGGGTGATGGCGGACCTGCGCGGCTTCCTCTACTCGCGGCTGCTCGCCCAGCCCCCGGCCTTCTTCGAGCAGCGGCACTCGGGCGAGCTCCTCACCCGCTTCACCGCGGACGTGCCGCTGGTGGAGTTCTCCGTCACCCAGGCGCTCTCCTCCTATCTGAAGGACGGGCTTCAAATCCTGGCGCTGCTCACCGCCTGCTTCCTCATCGACGCGAAGCTCTTCCTCCTCACCTTCGTGGTGATGCCCCTCACGGTGCTGCCCGTGCGCAGCTTCGCGCGCTCGCTCAAGAAGGTGGCCAACCGCTCGCAGAACAGCCTCGGCGCGCTCACCGCCCTCACCGCGGAGCAGCTGCAGGCCCTGCCCGTGGTGCAGGCCCATGACGGCGCGCCCCGGGCCCTGAAGGACTTCGAGGCCGAGTCGGAGCGCTACCTCGGGGAGATGCGCCGCTCGCTCTTCCTGCGCGGCGCCTACAGCCCCACGGTGGAGGTGATGGGGATTCTCGGCGTGGCGCTGGCGGTGGCCTGGGGGGCGCGCGCGGTGGCGGCGGACCCGGCGCTCTCCGGCCGGCTGCTCTCCTTCATCGCCTCCGTGCTCCTCCTCTATCAGCCGGTGAAGTCGCTCAGCGGCACGCTCTCCCAGGTGCTCACGGGCCTGGTGGCCGCCGAGCGGCTCTTCACCCTGGCGGACTCGCCGGTGCCGCCGGACGAAGGCGCGCAGGCCGCGCCCCTGGGCCGCGCGCTGACGTTGGAGGGGGTGCGCGCCACCTACACGGACGGCCGCGAGGCGCTGCGCGGGGTGGACCTCACCGTGCCAGCGGGCACCCGGGTGGCGCTGGTGGGAGCCTCGGGCGCGGGCAAGACGACGCTCTTCTCCGTCCTGCTGGGCTTCCTGGCTCCGAGCGGCGGCACGGTGCGCTGGGACGGTACGCCCCTGTCCCAGCTCAAGCCCTCCAGCGTGCGCGCCCAGATGGCGTGGGTGCCCCAGGAGCCGGTGCTCTTCTCCGGCAGCGTGCGGCACAACCTGCTGCTGGGCCGGCCCGAGGCCACCGACGCCGAGCTGTGGGAGGCGCTGCGGCTGGCCCACGCGGAGGACTTCGTTCGGGCCCTGCCCGGCGGCATGGACGAGCCGGTGGGCGAGCGCGGTGCGCGCCTGTCCGGCGGACAACGGCAGCGGCTCGTCCTGGCGCGGGCCTTCCTGCGCCAGCCCTCGGTGCTGCTGCTGGACGAGCCCACCAGCGCCCTGGATGCCCAGAGCGAGGCCGCAGTGGGCGCGGGGCTGGCGGCGCTGATGAAGGGCCGCACGGTGCTCGTCATCGCCCACCGCCTGTCCACCGTGCGGGACGCCGACCTCATCGTCGTCCTGGACGCCGGCCAGGTGGTGGAGGCCGGCACCCACGACGAGCTTGTCGCCAAAGGTGGGCGCTACACCCGCCTCCTGGGTGAAGGCGCTGTCGCCGCCTGA
- a CDS encoding PEGA domain-containing protein, with protein sequence MSGAMQPGSRPGETGAAQAGSPGSFVRPVGRPPRPVASAGELVAAVLKLASALCGLAAAGLFVLPLLRGEVSSSPRLITLSPTSAASAPQPTSKAIAAPKPRVDEPAAEEPPPETEKQTQEARTPFQGALLSLESHPSGANVRVNGVDQGDTPVTVGLDCVPGRTLVVEFTLKGFQKATHRAKCPRNALVTVTARLRKGSDKSSTGKK encoded by the coding sequence GTGAGCGGTGCGATGCAGCCGGGCTCTCGGCCCGGGGAGACGGGCGCGGCCCAGGCGGGCTCGCCCGGCTCTTTCGTCCGTCCGGTGGGCAGGCCCCCCAGGCCGGTGGCCTCCGCGGGTGAGCTGGTGGCCGCGGTGCTGAAGCTGGCCTCCGCGCTCTGCGGGCTGGCCGCGGCCGGGTTGTTCGTCCTTCCGCTGCTGCGCGGTGAGGTGTCCTCCTCGCCTCGCCTCATCACCCTCTCGCCCACCTCCGCCGCTTCGGCCCCCCAGCCCACCTCCAAGGCCATCGCCGCCCCGAAGCCGCGCGTGGACGAGCCCGCCGCCGAGGAGCCGCCCCCGGAGACGGAGAAGCAGACCCAGGAGGCGCGCACCCCCTTCCAGGGGGCCCTCCTGTCGCTCGAGTCGCATCCCTCCGGCGCCAACGTCCGCGTGAACGGCGTGGACCAGGGGGACACCCCCGTGACGGTGGGGCTGGACTGCGTCCCGGGCAGGACGCTCGTGGTCGAGTTCACCCTGAAGGGCTTCCAGAAGGCGACGCACCGCGCCAAATGCCCTCGGAATGCGCTGGTCACGGTCACGGCGCGGCTGCGCAAGGGCTCCGACAAGTCCTCCACTGGTAAGAAGTGA
- the dnaJ gene encoding molecular chaperone DnaJ, which produces MPAAAGQKRDYYEVLGVQKNVSAQELKSAFRKVALQFHPDRNPGNKEAEEKFKEASEAYEVLSDPDRRARYDRFGHAGVGGAAGGGDPFGGFQGVNINDIFGEIFGDIFGGRGGRGRASNRGADLRFNLEISFEEAAFGCRPKVPIPRPKKCETCSGSGSKSGAGPKACGTCGGSGELRFTQGFFAVSRPCSDCGGTGAVVPDPCAKCRGSGKVPSEEVIEVNIPAGVDNGTRVRLGGLGEPGDRGGPPGDLYVTVIVREHPLFQREDYDVFCEVPISFTQAALGAKIDVPTLDGKVKMTVPEGTQSGKVFRLKGKGIPHLHSGQRGDQHVRVIVETPTGLSGKQRELLEKFAELSGEDAHPQSKNFFDKVRELFG; this is translated from the coding sequence ATGCCAGCGGCGGCGGGCCAGAAACGCGATTACTACGAGGTACTGGGCGTCCAGAAGAACGTCTCGGCGCAGGAGTTGAAAAGCGCCTTTCGCAAGGTGGCCCTGCAGTTCCACCCGGACCGGAACCCCGGAAACAAGGAGGCCGAGGAGAAGTTCAAGGAGGCCTCGGAAGCCTACGAGGTGCTGAGCGACCCGGATCGCCGGGCCCGGTATGACCGGTTCGGTCATGCGGGCGTGGGCGGAGCGGCCGGGGGAGGAGATCCGTTCGGCGGGTTCCAGGGTGTCAACATCAACGACATCTTCGGGGAGATTTTCGGGGACATCTTCGGTGGGAGGGGTGGACGCGGCCGGGCGAGCAACCGGGGCGCGGACCTGCGCTTCAACCTGGAGATTTCCTTCGAGGAGGCGGCGTTCGGCTGCCGTCCGAAGGTGCCGATTCCGAGGCCGAAGAAGTGCGAGACGTGCAGCGGCTCGGGGAGCAAGAGCGGCGCGGGGCCGAAGGCGTGCGGGACGTGCGGAGGCTCGGGCGAGCTGCGCTTCACGCAGGGCTTCTTCGCGGTGTCCCGGCCGTGCAGCGACTGCGGCGGCACGGGCGCGGTGGTGCCGGACCCGTGCGCCAAGTGCCGGGGCTCGGGCAAGGTGCCCTCCGAGGAGGTCATCGAGGTCAACATCCCCGCGGGCGTGGACAACGGCACGCGGGTGAGGTTGGGCGGCCTGGGTGAGCCGGGAGACCGGGGCGGGCCTCCGGGCGACCTGTACGTGACGGTCATCGTGCGCGAGCACCCGCTCTTCCAGCGCGAGGACTACGACGTGTTCTGCGAGGTGCCCATCTCGTTCACGCAGGCGGCGCTGGGCGCGAAGATCGACGTGCCCACGCTGGACGGGAAGGTGAAGATGACGGTGCCCGAGGGCACGCAGTCGGGGAAGGTGTTCCGGCTGAAGGGCAAGGGGATTCCGCACCTGCACAGCGGGCAGCGCGGGGACCAGCACGTGCGCGTCATCGTGGAGACGCCGACGGGGCTGTCGGGCAAGCAGCGCGAGCTGCTCGAGAAGTTCGCCGAGCTGAGTGGAGAGGATGCGCATCCGCAGTCGAAGAACTTCTTCGACAAGGTGCGCGAGCTCTTCGGCTGA
- a CDS encoding GspE/PulE family protein, translating to MLQPLRTAARAAWVLALLLLLGSVGLWLFQNPLEDAEAARRVGLYFLGLTLTPAFLGSVGLALALGTAGAFVESQARRSARPPPQRQSLSPLAVVDADVASAVREMLEEVRQSLRGYIFRSEPDMIAFVDVLMDGAINIGASDVHVHPLETGTRIAYRIHGVLEEVMMTPREHHPRLINRFKVLAKVVLFRSDRPQDGHFAFGTPEGPADIRVSLLPTNHGESVALRIARSSVRLPELSNLGFPPAILGPYQRVLDRPQGVIFVAGATGSGKTTTLYASLGYIKRTRGDMTRIATIEDPVEFDVPLFSQTQVNTEQGFTFAQGLRSVLRQDPNVIMVGEIRDAETARTAIQAGLSGHLLLTTVHANSAAGVFNRLIEMGVEPFLLASASVASISQRLVRTLCPHCRVPFQPEHEEILRLNAAGLPSSGPFYGAAGCAKCGGSGFLGRTALYEVLTVTPAIRECINSKVPTSQTHDAAVKEGMVPLLAAGLERARAGATTLREVFRVVG from the coding sequence ATGCTCCAGCCGTTGCGCACAGCCGCTCGAGCGGCGTGGGTCCTGGCCCTGCTGTTGCTCCTGGGCAGCGTGGGCCTGTGGTTGTTCCAGAATCCCCTCGAGGACGCGGAGGCCGCGCGCCGGGTGGGGCTCTACTTCCTCGGGCTCACGCTCACCCCGGCCTTCCTGGGCAGCGTGGGTCTGGCGCTCGCGCTGGGCACGGCGGGGGCGTTCGTCGAGTCCCAGGCCCGCCGCTCCGCGCGTCCGCCGCCACAACGGCAGTCCCTGTCACCGCTGGCGGTGGTGGACGCGGACGTGGCGTCCGCGGTGCGCGAGATGCTGGAGGAGGTGCGGCAGTCGCTGCGCGGCTACATCTTCCGCTCCGAGCCGGACATGATCGCCTTCGTGGACGTGCTGATGGATGGAGCCATCAACATCGGCGCGAGCGACGTGCACGTGCACCCGCTGGAGACGGGCACGCGCATCGCGTACCGCATCCACGGCGTGCTCGAGGAGGTGATGATGACTCCGCGCGAGCACCACCCGCGCCTCATCAACCGCTTCAAGGTGCTGGCCAAGGTGGTCCTCTTCCGGAGCGATCGGCCACAGGACGGGCACTTCGCCTTCGGCACGCCGGAGGGGCCCGCGGACATCCGCGTGTCGCTGCTGCCCACCAACCACGGTGAGTCCGTGGCGTTGCGCATCGCGCGCAGCAGCGTGCGGCTGCCGGAGCTGTCCAACCTGGGCTTCCCGCCGGCCATCCTCGGGCCCTACCAGCGGGTGCTGGACCGGCCGCAGGGCGTCATCTTCGTGGCGGGTGCCACGGGCAGCGGCAAGACGACGACGCTGTACGCCTCGCTGGGCTACATCAAGCGGACGCGCGGCGACATGACGCGCATCGCCACCATCGAGGATCCGGTGGAGTTCGATGTGCCGCTCTTCTCCCAGACGCAGGTGAACACCGAGCAGGGCTTCACCTTCGCCCAGGGCCTGCGGTCCGTGCTCCGGCAGGACCCCAACGTCATCATGGTGGGAGAGATTCGCGACGCGGAGACGGCGCGCACGGCCATCCAGGCGGGACTGAGCGGACACCTGCTGCTGACGACGGTGCATGCGAACTCGGCGGCGGGCGTCTTCAACCGGCTCATCGAGATGGGCGTGGAGCCCTTCCTGCTCGCGTCGGCGTCGGTGGCCAGCATCTCGCAGCGCCTGGTGCGCACGCTGTGCCCGCATTGCCGGGTGCCCTTCCAGCCCGAGCACGAGGAGATCCTCCGGCTCAACGCGGCGGGGCTGCCCAGCTCGGGCCCGTTCTACGGGGCGGCGGGGTGCGCGAAGTGTGGCGGCTCGGGCTTCCTGGGACGCACCGCCCTCTACGAGGTGCTGACCGTCACCCCGGCCATCCGCGAGTGCATCAATAGCAAGGTGCCCACGTCCCAGACGCACGATGCCGCCGTGAAGGAGGGCATGGTGCCGCTGCTCGCGGCGGGCCTGGAGCGGGCGCGGGCCGGGGCCACGACCCTGCGCGAGGTGTTCCGTGTGGTCGGCTGA